A stretch of DNA from Bicyclus anynana chromosome 23, ilBicAnyn1.1, whole genome shotgun sequence:
aaataataagtttGTCATGTTTATAGAGTCGTGAAAGTCatgaaaattatagaaaatgacATTATCCATTCATTTAAATACAATGTGTattcataattatgttattaataaattgtgtGGGTCGTCAGTTAAAAGTTATGTAAGTGTGCTTGATTAATGAATTTCCTaacgacaaaaatattttattgggcTTGTAAGTAATTGCTGCACTTAGATTGATGATGAAGATAGATGCAATGAGTTtactttttatgtaatattgtacctaagtaattgtaaagaaaccaaataaataaattaaaaaagagaaGGATGCTATTCTTTTCTATATTAAAGTACATTTTAAAGATGAATTCAATGATCACGGCCTAGTGTTTAGATTTAAGTTGAACTCTGTACTGAATGAGGgttaaagttgaaattttatgataaagatgtatttaaatgttgaaatatataaaaagtttaGCGGCAAGTTGAAAATATCTCTGTGCCGGTGTTTGTCCCAGCGCCGGACCTGTGCAACTGTGCACCCCTCCCCCTCCCTCGGAGATTCAATAACAGATTTACGGCAGATCCGAAATTAGAGACAGAAAAATCTCATTTTAATTCAACAAAGAACAGTGatagatttcaaaaatttttcaaaGCTTTCCATTCAATCTTTCATAGATTGCTTTTTGATACGACGATTTCTGTCTACATCTACAATGGAAAATGATATTCGCGACAAACTTACACCTGAGATGTCTCTCGCGTGAACATACAATATCTCATTATAAATCGCATGAATTAGTTTAGTTGTTACCAATATTTGCGTGAATAGATagacgaaatattaaaaaaaatcttttgtaattattttatctttctttaaaacattttattacgtTACAAAGAAAGAtgtgttttacataatttttgatCGATAATTATTGTGCATCTTGTATGATAAAGTGAAGGAATTAACTTATTACCATTACCATAAAACAATGTGCTGTGTTTGTAAGTGTTAATATTCCAAGAGAAAAGcttgttttaatataattcttgatgctttgattttaattttgtgatacGAATCCTCAAACTTCTCAAAACAAAAGAATAACGAAATGTTCgtgataatgtttttatttatgaatattcacGCCGTTTAATCAGGATCATTTTAGAATATTTTCATGTTTAATCTGAatatattaacataaaaatcGGTTCCCGGGAACAGTATTCCGTTCACGGATAATTTATGAAATTCTGTCGGCTGGCGAACGAATGTTTCCGGTTTCGCGGCGCGTTAGCGGACTGATTTACGGCGCTAACGCGAGCGCCGCAGCCTCCGATACAGCTCACGAGCGTCTCACTAGCGAGCTTGTAGTACTAGTCAAGTCTACAGAACAGTTAGGGTAAAGAACCGAAATCATATCCATGACCATACTTCGATTTGCAGACTGGCTGGTAAACTTCATCGTGAGTGGCTGGTATTACACGCTTGCTTGCGACAGTCAGAGTTGTAGCTCATTATAACGACGTAGCACCCCGTCGCTACGAATGTTTATGGTTTGCGGTGATATTGTGCCTTAAAGGAATCGTCGCCGAGTGGTGGCGTCGGGAGCACGCAGTGTTTTTAAACTGTAGCTACGTACACTTATGTACACTTGCACTAAGCACTAATTAGTCGTTAAAGAACCACTAACAATTTATCATCGATTCAGGCTCTATAAAATCAACCGCATCTCTGAACTCTTAGTCAGTACGCAACGCGTGGTATTTTTGCGTGTATTTTTATTGTGAAACTTTTAATGATGCAAAAAGCTGTTGATAGTGCTCTGCATCGTCAAAATGTTGCCAAAAGTTGAGCTAACGTGTTTCTAAGtgaaaaaaaccaaatattatagttttgatcgctttattttaacaaactaaaaaaaaatactttaatttgcTTCATATTCGGACTATATAGCAACAAAAACACAACAGACCTTCACCATATAATATAGtctgaaataaaatgaatactACATTATTATGTTACTCAAACATATTCTACAGCACAAAATTGTAGCCATAAAGAGAAAGCCGTTGTTGAACGAAGACAAAGTACAAGTTCACGGGAGCGTACTCTCCGCTTCGTTTCGTTCgcgataaattattttgttttctcaTTCCTAATTGAACATGAAATAGTCGGCGGTGAACAAGATTGAACCGCTCTCAGTTTGAGATGAGATCGATTTATTTAGCCGATACAAAGAGCGTACTTCAATcagagcggtttcagactagcgttttatacgcgctGTATGAGCTCGTTCTTGGAAGTGCATGTAGGCGCGTATAGGCCTACGTGCACTAACGCGCCTTTTGGCACACGTTCAACTATTATGAGCGTTGACGTGCTTTTCAGCAGCTCGTATATGTTATGTTGATACTGACACGACACCACCGATTCAAGGGAACACGCCGAAATATGCCCGTTTACGCGATTCGAGTTTTTTGAAGCGCGTAATGTAGTGCGCGTGTAAGCGCCTATGTTGAGATGAccgtatacgcgcaaaaaataCGCTAATCTGAAATCACTCTCAAAGAGTCAAGTGAACGCACCGCCACGTCCTTCGCCCTCCGTCACTGCGCCGCGCTCGCATCTGTCAGCTTAGGACGAATAGCTGAAGAGCTGGTCGACATATTTGGGTAGGTATTTATCCAGGTGTCCTGCTACTCTTCTAGCAAAGAACTCGAGACCTGGCTGGGAAGTACTGGGACAACTCGTATGTTATCTCCAAAGTTAGGAACATTTTGCGAAAAAAACTGCAAGCGTCTGGTGAAGTCAATTAACCGACTAAATAAtctggttaattttttttattcattaaatattatagaatGATGTTAAGGTATACAATTAAATTTAACGATTGCTTAGTATTTTGACTTGTCTAGTAAAAATTAGTAGCTTCTGATGTTGTCTCCTTACAGCTTTCGCAGAATAAATACTTCTTACCAGTCGATAGTTGTGTCGGATTTTGCTTAGCCATCTATTGTTTGTGTTTAATTTGtggtggtatttttttttatttacgagttAACTCTTGAAGACTTGacttgcaatctcacctgatggtacgagtaaatgatgatgcaatctaaaatggaagcgggctcactttTTGggcgtaggataaaaatccacacccatttcgggtTCTACACGTATTTCGGGTTCtatacatcgtaccggaacgctaaaacccTTGGCAATTGGCTTGTGCATTCGAATGGGGTGTTTCTAGTAGAGTATTGTGATGGTTTcatgtttaaaatgtaaatactaCGAACAACGTAAAGTTACGTTAGTTATTAAGACTAACGGACGGTAAAATGTTTGTATTCCACAGAAACATATCGGTTGCATGGCGCAGTGGGCTCTGATCCTTCTGCAtctacggccgtgggttcgattcccacaactggaaaatagtTGTGTGAGGAGCATGAagaatttatatgtagtatataaatgtatatgaatattattatatcgactattgtagtacccataacacaagctactctgtatgcttacttagtagctagatagtgatgtgtattgtttaagtatatttaataaaaaatatcactgCGAACGTTCCCCCAGTCACCGCCGCCGATATATTATCGCCGACCAACACGGATAGCTTTGCTCTAGCCACATACATCTAAATTGTCGGTGATTTTAACTTGTATCGAGTATTTACATTTACTCTTAGCTCGATGAGTCGGAgaacgttgggatcccaaggtgcggGAAAtttgcaccggaaagcgtagtgttggtcgaccctcaaCTAGGACAGATGACATTAACTAGGTTACGGATAGCCGCTGGTCTGAAGATTGGTGGACGTCCAAtggataacgatgatgatgatgattgaaaagCCCGAATGGAGCTCGAACCCTGTAAGTGGCGAGCTACGGGGAGttgctgaatgcaggcggctcaagagcATGGTGTTTGCAAGTGTTTATAGTTCCAAAACGATGTCATGCGGCGTTGGGAGCCGAGGTGATGGGATAGTTACCGCTGTTGTAGAGCTGCGGCTTGTTGGGCCGCTTGCCCCAGGCGCCGTGCAGCGCTGACCACGCCTTCTTCTCCGGACTGTCCATCGGCAGGCGATCGGCTTCCTCCTGAACATACATGTTAACACATGGTCACATTTCCGCCACTTATTCTTATGTTAGGAGTGGGACTTTGGAAGAAccgctatatatttttttttagttagttgtgactacaatctcacctgatggtaagtgatgttgcaatctaagatggaagcaggctaacttgttaggagtaggatgatatccacattcctttcggtttctgcacgatatcgtaccggaacgctacatcgcttggcggcacgtctttgtcggtagggtggtaactagcctcggccgaaacctcccaccagccggacctggaccaattaagaaaatctcaatcggcccagccgggaatcgaacctaggacctccgtcttatatatccactgcgcataccactgcgctacggaggccgtcaaaatcataTGACTATTAAAGTACGTTATGAATTGAAGCATTGCCACGTTACTTTTGGGTTTAGTTGTTTGTATAACCACTCATTTTGTTATTAACAACCAGTCCTCAGTCACAAATATGGTCGTGATGTCTGTCATGTCAGTCTTCCAAAAATGCGACCGActtttgtgaatacattatgtTAATTTCGTGGGAGGTTTGTGGTAATAAGTATAAAGTAAAGTGTTgtattcaatatcacgtgtctcaaacggtgaaggaaaaacatcgtgaagaaacctgcataccagagaattttcttaattctctgcgtgtgtgaagtctggcaaatcgcattgggccagcttggtggactattggcctgatccctctcgttctgagagctttcgagctcagcattgatcTGAATATGGGTCGATAGTGATGAAAGTGTTGTAGATTTCTAGTCAAATGTCACTTGTCCCCACGCAATCTAATCTGAGAGCGCGTGGGCACGTACCGGTACGACAGTCATTAGCAACACAACGTGTTAGCGCGAACGACGCAATTAATCACAAGATGTGCGGACGCGCGCCAATATACCGCGCCGATATTTCATCTCGTCTCCTCCGCCAGCCCACGGCACTACAGCTGATTCATACTTCCTTTTGTTACAAGCGTAAACTTTAAAGTCGAAACTAACCTCAAGTTTGCTTATATCAAGAAACTTTTAAAAGCATTTTCGAAATGTCTCCTGTTAGTAGTGAGtcactattctgtaacgatattatTGTAACTCGGCAGTGCGAATTTCGATTGTCATCTCTATCTCTAAATAACTATTGGGTCgtgttagacaaagagagatAAACGAATTCGAAAGTCACTTTGTCGATATGACATCGTCACAGAGTAGTGATACTAGTTATAAAGTCAGCAGCTACAGTTTAACTAattaagattaatttattactaacgATCCTGTTGCTTTTATTGAGAAATTCTTCGTGTGATATCGTTAGCGAGGAGTTCTGACCTTTTCCAACCTcccatttcaataaaataaatttagatatATTATGATCTACACATTTAATTAGTTTTGTCCGGCTTATATTTTCACAGTTTACTCTCaattttggtaaaaaataaCGAGATAGTCAAACATGCTTGACGCTGACGCAGAGCGTACTGGCGTCAAGCGGTGCGAGCCGTGGCCCGGAGCAGTGCAGCGCGCTGACTCGACGATAGCCTTTCTGATACTAGTATCTGATCCGCTGCCTTTAACTAGATTTATTAGAGGTTCTGCGGTAATAGGTTTCCTAATACTTTTCGGATATTTATGCTTGAAACATTCACAAAGATGTATTGCTACTAGATACGTTGTATTATTCTACCTATCTGGCACAATTGGtactaaatttttatattttctacattggCTTAAGTCTCGTGTGGTAGTTGTTATTGTGGCTAGGTAACCACCATATTGGTAAACAAATATCGctaatttattaaatgttcTGGTTCGCGTAGTAACCATCAGAACTATGGTTAAATAAACTTGAATGTCTTTCAAGTAAGAATTTTACTATATTAGGCTGTGTCTTCactaaataccaaattagttaAGTCAACTCGACAACttctctggcgcagttgatTGTGGTGTGATTTTCAACAGTGGAGtcgagttcgattcccagctcgactaagtttaggattttataaattctaaattggctcaggtctggtatTAGGCGGCTAGTTACACATATTTGATATACGTGTGGAGTTAAGTGACGTAACATCAAGTGAAGTCaagagtcaagggctaactggtcattaaacaaaaaacaccAAGCACCTGCAGCAGCGGCGCGCCTCGCTCTATCAGCTCGTAGTCCTCGTAGTCGGGCTCCGTCGAGCGCTTGCCCCACGAGCCGTGGAAGTTGGCCCACTTCTCCTGCACAAAATTTAGGGCTCCATTATAATCCAATCTcaatataaactaaaattataaatcaccAGCAGACGTCCCGCTGTCTCACCCACGTAGTTATTGTTTCGTAGGcatatgggtataaaatatagcctatgacactaccAAATAACgggactttctattggtaaaagaaattttaaaaaacggttcagtatatccagagattactacCCTACAACTTCACACAACAACTGAAggctttttataatataagtataaataaaagtgcCATCATAGTTAAGTTTGAACGGACCACGACACCTAAACAAGACGGGATCAGGAACCACActagataatataaaaacttaatgataaaaactggaacgcatcaaacgaattttagtattctttgtatagaaagtcatacaagtgcgtccactgatctgcatcgtactGATGCAGATTGCATTGAATGCAGCGCATTGAACGGGTTTTAtgtactgtaaaattaaaaatccgtttgatgcgatgcgtccgacgCCTATCATTACATACTGTCCGGGCCGCTACTGAGCATTTCtggatagaaaaaaaatatcaataattcaCTGGCCATAAATTCCCCACGCCCATATTTATTGCCATGCTACATAGATTACCAATTTTTATTAGACACGGAGATAGTTGAGTTATAACATTACACAGATATCATGTGTTCTGCACAATATCTTAACTAAacgtaagtaattaaaatttcaaacgaACGGTATGTCTTGTACTTACCGGCGCACGTTTGCCCCAGGCGGAGCTCATGTCCTGCCAGCCGCGCTTGCCCCACGCCGAGCTCATGTCCTGCCAGCCCCGTTTGCCCCAGGCCGAGTTAAGGTCTTGCCAGCCGCGCTTGCCCCACGGAGTCTGATACAGATCCCTCCACGCTCGCTTGCCCCACGCGGTGTTCAGATCCTGCCAGCCGCGCTTTCCCCACGCCGAGTTCAAGTCTTGCCATCCTCGTTTACCCCACGCTGAGTTGAGATCCTGCCAGCCTCTCTTGCCCCAAGCCGAGTTGAGATCTTGCCAGCCCCTTTTGCCCCACGCGGAGTTGAGGTCCTGCCAGCCCCGCTTGCCCCAGGCGGAGCTCATGTCCTGCCAGCCCCTTTTGCCCCAGCCTCCCCCTCCGTGTAAGCTCGACCACGCTCTTTTCTCTTCTTCCGTCAGCTCTACGTCAGTGTCAGCCTGAAaagtaaacttttttaataaatcgattcgattttttaaaagaatattcttataatttaaatttgactAATAATCCTCCCTTTTCTGCTCTAACTGAACAAAAGGCATACTCGTAGGATTGATGTTGGTAGCTATAGCTGTACAAAAGACTTGCTTGTAGTTTTAGGAATATTATCAGCGTCTGTGTGTGTAACCAATCATatcataaagtataaaatatcgatgTTTGCAACTAAGTCAAATTTTTTAATCAGAAGCTatgtatatcaataaatatgcATGCAGTTTGCATATAATACGTACACTAAAGATGTGTGTTTAGAAAAGACAATACAGTAATCTTCAAtagtaatatactcgtatcttaAAGCTTGCAGATAAGACGAAGCTCTAAGCTGTTTCTTGTATTCCATTTCCTCAGCGTGTATAACTTTTCGATCGGCTCGTTTCATATTGTTTTCCCCTCGCGTCGCTCATTATGGATTTTAATTATGTTAGATTAGTTACACGCGATTGGACAGCAAGTGTGTGCGGGTATTTTAGAGATATTTCGCCGATCGGAATATTAATTGTTGTTTTGCTGAAACTTTGGGTTTATTAGGGCGGAAACTGTGGTGGGATTGTGTGGACTCGCCGTATTGTTCGCCCAGAGATTAATAGGATTACCtgtttgaaatgttttatttgacaTAGATTATATTGACACGTTatgtttcaatatttatttggatTGTATCGAATTTCATTACCCATTAATATacccattttttatttattttatttatgtcaacccatgttcggcttactactgagctcgagtatccttttagaatgagaggggttaggccaatagttcaccacgctggcccgatgcggattggcagatttcacacacgcagagaattaaaaaaatctctgatatgcaggtttcctcaagatgttttccttcaccgtttgagacacgtgatatttaaaatgcacacatctgaaaatttggatgtgcatgccccggaccggattcgaacccacaccctccggaatcagagggagatgtcatattcactgggctatgacggctcAGTACACGTTAAGTCAttgcttttttaaataattttgcagATTTAGGCAAAACATTATCCAAATATTGTATTGTCATGCTCTCCACATGTTTGCAAATaaaagattgattgattgatagatATATAAGTCAGCCGTTtggacaataattataataattaggaaCTGAATCTAAGTAGTAAGTATGTAAAAGCGTTCttgaaataaaactttattagtAGTAAGTATCTTTCTTCTTTTCCTTCTAGTACCCAAATAAAGGTAATATCTTGTAAGGTAACAAAGATTTGAATTTAAAACGGCACTCCATGTGAAAAGCCTTTAGAACTTTTACGGAGTTTTGTGAATAGTTAATTGTAAAGTGttaaattatacctaattaaatCTAATTAGACTACAATTTTAAATGTATGCCTAGAGTatagaatattataatgaaCTGTAATTTTGACTGACATAATTAATAGCTTGTGCTAATGGTTACGtggaatatataattttaaataaggttttatttaacaaaaaaaaaatattacagtataattaaactaaatgcTTCTTTGTTTATCAAATAAAGTCTAAAGCTACTGCATAAACGGTCTTTTACACATTgataacacatattttttttttttgtaaaacaggAAAAAGATTCCTCCCGTTCGTAAAAAAACATGGCAAATCTTCGGAATAGATTTTACCTTTACCTATCTAAAGAGGCGCAGTAAATTCTTTCATTTAGTTTGTTTGAGTAAACAACTTGATCGCCGTTAGAATAGATTTGCTTAAAAAAGGTGAACCTCAAAGCTTTGATAATGGAAATAATCGGTCGAGTTAGTGACAGTCGAGCGGCTGCGAGTTATCTGTTTGTTGAGGAATTTTAATTGCAGT
This window harbors:
- the LOC112053331 gene encoding prothoracicostatic peptides-like isoform X1, producing the protein MRCCVAALFALATLAVAAAADAPRDSPQADTDVELTEEEKRAWSSLHGGGGWGKRGWQDMSSAWGKRGWQDLNSAWGKRGWQDLNSAWGKRGWQDLNSAWGKRGWQDLNSAWGKRGWQDLNTAWGKRAWRDLYQTPWGKRGWQDLNSAWGKRGWQDMSSAWGKRGWQDMSSAWGKRAPEKWANFHGSWGKRSTEPDYEDYELIERGAPLLQEEADRLPMDSPEKKAWSALHGAWGKRPNKPQLYNSGAYYWKREPGWTNLRGMWGKRAPQELPLDDEHDGAAGDEA
- the LOC112053331 gene encoding prothoracicostatic peptides-like isoform X2 → MRCCVAALFALATLAVAAAADAPRDSPQADTDVELTEEEKRAWSSLHGGGGWGKRGWQDMSSAWGKRGWQDLNSAWGKRGWQDLNSAWGKRGWQDLNSAWGKRGWQDLNSAWGKRGWQDLNTAWGKRAWRDLYQTPWGKRGWQDLNSAWGKRGWQDMSSAWGKRGWQDMSSAWGKRAPEKWANFHGSWGKRSTEPDYEDYELIERGAPLLQEEADRLPMDSPEKKAWSALHGAWGKRPNKPQLYNSDGAAGDEA